A region from the Thermoanaerobaculia bacterium genome encodes:
- a CDS encoding PhoH family protein, with the protein MTIPESGVSSLFGRLDENLRAIEDAFGVRLKARGTEISVAGEGPAVPVVQRMLAELSELLQQGHALQKSDVLTAIAVVKEDPDASLVDFFSHDYLGPTLRAVVSPRNVKQRQYLKTVAERDVVFAIGPAGTGKTYLAVAMAAAALLERKIKRIVLCRPAVEAGERLGFLPGDMVEKVNPYLRPLYDALYDILGYEKTGKMLERGVIEVAPIAFMRGRTLNDAFIILDEAQNTTSEQMKMFLTRIGFFSKAVITGDVTQVDLPQGKASGLREARRILSDVPEIGFVTFDERDVVRHPIVQRIVAAYDAEDRGREVPPSGPGR; encoded by the coding sequence GTGACGATTCCCGAGAGCGGCGTCTCCTCTCTCTTCGGGCGGCTCGACGAAAACCTTCGCGCGATCGAGGACGCGTTCGGTGTGCGTCTGAAGGCGCGCGGCACCGAGATCTCCGTCGCCGGGGAGGGGCCCGCCGTCCCGGTGGTGCAGCGCATGCTGGCCGAGCTCTCGGAGCTGCTCCAGCAAGGGCACGCGCTGCAGAAGTCCGACGTCCTGACCGCGATCGCCGTGGTGAAGGAGGACCCCGACGCCTCGCTCGTCGACTTCTTCTCGCACGACTACCTCGGACCCACGCTCCGCGCCGTCGTCTCGCCGCGCAACGTCAAGCAGCGGCAGTACCTCAAGACCGTGGCGGAGCGCGACGTCGTTTTCGCCATCGGCCCGGCCGGCACCGGGAAGACCTATCTCGCCGTCGCGATGGCGGCGGCGGCGCTGCTCGAGCGCAAGATCAAGCGGATCGTCCTCTGCCGTCCGGCCGTCGAAGCGGGGGAGCGTCTCGGGTTCCTGCCGGGCGACATGGTCGAGAAGGTGAACCCGTATCTCCGTCCTCTCTACGACGCGCTGTACGACATCCTCGGGTACGAGAAGACCGGGAAGATGCTCGAGCGCGGCGTCATCGAGGTCGCGCCGATCGCGTTCATGCGCGGCCGGACCCTGAACGACGCGTTCATCATCCTCGACGAGGCCCAGAACACGACCTCCGAGCAGATGAAGATGTTCCTCACGCGCATCGGCTTCTTCTCGAAGGCGGTCATCACGGGGGACGTCACGCAGGTCGACCTGCCGCAGGGGAAGGCCTCCGGGCTCCGCGAAGCGCGCCGGATCCTCTCGGACGTTCCCGAGATCGGTTTCGTCACGTTCGACGAGCGCGACGTCGTCCGGCACCCGATCGTCCAGAGGATCGTCGCCGCCTACGACGCGGAGGACCGCGGCCGAGAGGTCCCGCCGTCCGGCCCGGGGCGCTGA
- a CDS encoding protein kinase gives MSERADNIPKLSRLGRFEILSELGKGAMGVVYLAKDPSIGRLVAIKTIRASAGDEDDSESREFRERFMREAQTAGILSHPNIVTIYDVGEDKDSGVSFIAMEYIEGKTIKALLVDRAGFAPDQIADIIGQVAEALDYAHRKGIIHRDVKPANIMITTDGKVKITDFGIAKVASSNLTTTGQFLGTPNYMSPEQVTGAPVDGRSDIFSLGVVLYEMLSRKKPFSGENLTTISYKIVHENYAPIADPSKNIPGEFDAILSKALAKDPWNRFQRGKDLALALYQAKARFEEQAIFQDLGTMVSSAENLPTLKLENLEDVARQGAAEASGGARPGVDHDETHPSSPHVPIETNPLGEAPAAAAAPPEGVPAEAAALSAPAPAAPPAGPSVWHAAVNPKYWWGIVGLAVIAVAAVVIGLKLRIPKAEPAKAADEINRVQLALEQQFASGRDLYQKGRYADSLAIFRAILQKDPSMKAARQYSQMAEEGLRNEESKKADQAKAALVAAHIQNGRTALEQKNFDAALSEAEAALNIDAQNPEAVKLSEDARRSIANVKRAELKKAEKKKAQTLARAGQPQSRGAAGGAPAAGAAARPAPAAAGPATMRLTFASPIPKGYLMVAVNDLIVYRKNFDFGKKDGGTVSDTIHVAAGAVSVKVWLTTPDPTIKGYQPLTATFAGGDSRSLTLTLQGKKFSAKIS, from the coding sequence ATGAGCGAACGCGCCGACAACATTCCCAAGCTGAGCCGTCTCGGCCGGTTCGAGATCCTGAGCGAGCTCGGCAAGGGAGCCATGGGCGTCGTCTACCTCGCCAAGGACCCCTCGATCGGGCGGCTGGTCGCGATCAAGACGATCCGAGCGTCCGCGGGAGACGAGGACGATTCCGAGTCGCGGGAATTCCGGGAGCGGTTCATGCGCGAGGCGCAGACCGCCGGGATCCTATCGCATCCGAACATCGTCACGATCTACGACGTCGGTGAGGACAAGGACAGCGGCGTCTCGTTCATCGCGATGGAGTACATCGAGGGGAAGACGATCAAGGCGCTCCTCGTCGACCGGGCCGGCTTCGCGCCCGACCAGATCGCCGACATCATCGGGCAGGTCGCCGAGGCGCTCGACTACGCGCACCGCAAGGGGATCATCCACCGCGACGTCAAGCCGGCGAACATCATGATCACGACGGACGGGAAGGTGAAGATCACCGACTTCGGCATCGCGAAGGTGGCGTCTTCGAACCTGACGACGACCGGCCAGTTCCTCGGCACGCCGAACTACATGTCGCCGGAGCAGGTCACCGGCGCGCCCGTCGACGGGCGCAGCGACATCTTCTCCCTCGGCGTCGTGCTCTACGAGATGCTCTCCCGCAAGAAGCCGTTCTCCGGGGAGAACCTGACGACCATTTCCTACAAGATCGTCCACGAGAACTACGCGCCGATCGCCGACCCGTCGAAGAACATCCCCGGGGAGTTCGACGCGATCCTCTCGAAGGCGCTCGCCAAGGACCCCTGGAACCGCTTCCAGAGAGGGAAAGACCTCGCGCTCGCGCTCTACCAGGCCAAGGCGCGGTTCGAGGAACAGGCGATCTTCCAGGACCTCGGCACGATGGTCTCTTCCGCCGAGAATCTCCCGACGCTCAAGCTCGAGAACCTCGAGGACGTCGCCCGGCAGGGCGCGGCCGAGGCGTCGGGCGGCGCGAGGCCGGGCGTGGATCACGACGAGACTCACCCTTCCTCGCCGCACGTCCCGATCGAGACGAATCCGCTCGGAGAGGCTCCGGCAGCCGCGGCCGCTCCGCCCGAGGGTGTCCCCGCGGAAGCTGCGGCCCTCTCGGCGCCCGCTCCCGCGGCTCCGCCGGCCGGCCCGTCGGTCTGGCACGCCGCCGTCAACCCGAAATACTGGTGGGGAATCGTCGGTCTCGCCGTGATCGCCGTCGCCGCCGTCGTGATCGGGCTGAAGCTCCGGATCCCGAAGGCCGAGCCGGCGAAGGCGGCCGACGAGATCAACCGCGTTCAACTCGCGCTCGAGCAGCAGTTCGCCTCGGGCCGGGACCTGTACCAGAAGGGTCGCTATGCCGACAGCCTCGCGATCTTTCGCGCGATCCTCCAGAAGGATCCCTCGATGAAGGCCGCGCGCCAGTACAGCCAGATGGCGGAGGAGGGCCTGCGCAACGAGGAGTCGAAGAAGGCCGATCAGGCCAAGGCCGCTCTCGTCGCGGCCCACATCCAGAACGGCCGGACGGCGCTCGAGCAGAAGAACTTCGACGCCGCCCTCTCCGAAGCGGAGGCCGCGTTGAACATCGACGCGCAGAACCCGGAGGCGGTGAAGTTGTCGGAAGACGCGCGGCGTTCGATCGCGAACGTCAAGCGCGCGGAGCTCAAGAAAGCGGAGAAGAAGAAGGCCCAGACCCTCGCGCGCGCCGGCCAGCCGCAGTCCCGGGGCGCCGCGGGCGGCGCGCCGGCGGCCGGAGCGGCCGCCCGGCCCGCGCCGGCGGCGGCCGGGCCCGCGACGATGCGCCTGACGTTCGCGAGCCCGATCCCGAAGGGATACCTGATGGTGGCCGTGAACGACTTGATCGTTTATCGGAAGAACTTCGACTTCGGAAAGAAGGACGGGGGGACCGTCTCGGACACGATCCATGTCGCGGCGGGCGCGGTGAGCGTGAAGGTGTGGCTGACGACGCCCGATCCGACGATCAAAGGGTATCAGCCCCTGACGGCGACGTTCGCGGGCGGCGACAGCCGTTCGCTCACATTGACGCTCCAGGGGAAGAAGTTCTCGGCGAAAATTTCCTGA
- a CDS encoding D-alanine--D-alanine ligase family protein codes for MRTRVAVVFGGASAEREVSIVSARTIVAGFPPDRYETVPIAIDPSGNFRDDADSRAILRGGFGAAPGASVRLPAGRFDGIDLAFPIVHGETGEDGTLQGFFETLGIPYAGSDVAGSALGMNKAAFKARMRDAGLPVARSIAVERSEWSGSASSVAEAAARRLPLPVFVKPSAGGSSLGVTKVKEWEGLGSAVEEAFAYDRTVLLEEGIDAREVECGVLGNDEPGASGCGEIVPGREFYDYDDKYLSDGARLLIPAPLPPRVAEEVRSLAVRAFMIAGCSGFARADFFVEKSTGRVLVNELNTLPGFTSISMYPKLWERAGVPLGELLDRIAQLGFERQDARVRAAAARPAPPKLG; via the coding sequence GTGAGGACGCGGGTCGCCGTCGTTTTCGGCGGCGCCTCGGCCGAGCGAGAGGTGTCGATCGTGTCGGCGCGGACGATCGTGGCCGGATTCCCGCCCGATCGGTACGAGACCGTGCCGATCGCGATCGACCCCTCGGGAAACTTCCGCGACGACGCGGACTCGCGGGCGATCCTCCGCGGCGGCTTCGGCGCCGCTCCGGGCGCCTCGGTGCGGCTCCCCGCCGGACGGTTCGACGGGATCGACCTCGCGTTCCCGATCGTCCACGGGGAAACCGGCGAGGACGGGACCCTCCAGGGGTTCTTCGAGACGCTCGGGATTCCGTACGCGGGGTCCGACGTCGCCGGATCGGCGCTCGGGATGAACAAGGCCGCGTTCAAGGCGAGGATGCGCGACGCCGGGCTTCCGGTCGCCCGCTCGATCGCCGTCGAGCGGAGCGAATGGTCGGGGAGCGCGTCATCGGTCGCGGAGGCCGCGGCGCGGCGCCTCCCGCTTCCCGTCTTCGTCAAGCCGTCCGCCGGAGGGTCCTCGCTCGGCGTGACGAAAGTGAAGGAGTGGGAAGGGCTCGGAAGCGCGGTCGAGGAGGCGTTCGCCTACGACCGCACGGTCCTGCTGGAGGAGGGGATCGACGCGCGCGAGGTCGAGTGCGGCGTGCTCGGCAACGACGAACCGGGCGCTTCGGGATGCGGCGAGATCGTACCCGGCCGGGAGTTTTACGACTACGACGACAAGTACCTGAGCGACGGCGCCCGGCTTCTCATTCCGGCGCCCCTTCCGCCCCGCGTGGCGGAGGAGGTGCGCTCCCTCGCCGTGCGCGCCTTCATGATCGCCGGGTGTTCCGGCTTCGCCCGCGCCGACTTCTTCGTGGAGAAATCGACCGGCCGCGTCCTGGTGAACGAGCTCAATACGCTGCCCGGATTCACGTCCATCTCGATGTACCCGAAGCTCTGGGAGCGCGCCGGCGTGCCCCTGGGAGAGCTGCTCGACCGGATCGCGCAGCTGGGTTTCGAGCGTCAGGACGCGCGCGTGCGCGCCGCGGCCGCGCGGCCCGCTCCTCCGAAACTCGGTTGA
- the serA gene encoding phosphoglycerate dehydrogenase: protein MSRIVVAEKISPGGIDRLRGDGHEIVDAVGWPRVKLLAALGEADVLLVRSGTKVDAELLAAAPRLSIVGRAGVGVDNVDMPAATKRGVLVINSPTGNVVSAVEHTFALLLALLRRIVPAAASLAAGKWERSKFVGMELEGKVVGIVGVGQVGSRVASRAQAFGASVVGYDPFLPPEKAREIGVDLVELETLLARADVVTLHATATESAKKMIDARALAAMKPGAFLVNVARGSLVDLDALDAALAAGRLGGAALDVFDPEPPDVAHPIFQRPNVLATPHLGASTQEAQERVAAQTVDAVRDALAGAAYVPAVNLPFRKLSDPAGAAAWMDLAERATRFLRGIADGLVRGIAVDAWNLPAEFLRPAALAAVKGALSGSSPETVNLVNALSAARDRGISIAETSHEEKGDYAALLRVTLDVGGRVRSVEGTIFGRGDARLVSVDGRPVEFRPRGVALYVENDDVPGVVGLVGTILGKAGINIGELALSRGEPAGGAVSVLSVDTVPPPDAVVALERAGPIRAVRVVEW, encoded by the coding sequence TTGAGCCGGATCGTCGTCGCGGAGAAGATCTCTCCGGGCGGGATCGATCGGCTCCGCGGCGACGGCCACGAGATCGTCGACGCGGTGGGCTGGCCGCGCGTGAAGCTCCTCGCCGCGCTCGGCGAGGCGGACGTCCTGCTCGTCCGGAGCGGAACGAAAGTGGACGCCGAGCTTCTCGCCGCCGCGCCCCGGCTCTCGATCGTCGGCCGCGCGGGCGTGGGAGTCGACAACGTCGACATGCCGGCGGCGACGAAACGGGGCGTCCTCGTCATCAATTCCCCGACCGGCAACGTCGTCTCCGCCGTCGAGCACACGTTCGCCCTGCTGCTGGCGCTGCTGCGGCGCATCGTCCCCGCGGCGGCGTCTCTCGCGGCGGGGAAGTGGGAGCGCTCGAAGTTCGTCGGGATGGAGCTCGAGGGAAAGGTCGTCGGGATCGTCGGCGTCGGGCAGGTCGGGTCGCGGGTCGCGAGCCGCGCGCAGGCGTTCGGCGCGTCGGTCGTCGGTTACGACCCCTTCCTTCCTCCCGAGAAGGCGCGCGAGATCGGCGTCGACCTCGTCGAGCTCGAGACGCTGCTGGCGCGCGCCGACGTCGTGACGCTGCACGCGACGGCGACGGAGTCGGCGAAGAAGATGATCGACGCCCGCGCGCTCGCGGCGATGAAGCCCGGAGCCTTCCTCGTCAACGTGGCGCGGGGGAGCCTCGTCGACCTCGACGCTCTCGACGCCGCGCTCGCCGCGGGGCGGCTCGGCGGCGCGGCCCTCGACGTGTTCGACCCGGAGCCGCCGGACGTCGCGCATCCGATTTTCCAGCGGCCCAACGTCCTGGCGACGCCGCATCTCGGCGCCTCGACGCAGGAGGCGCAGGAGCGCGTCGCCGCGCAGACCGTCGACGCCGTGCGCGACGCCCTCGCCGGGGCGGCCTACGTCCCCGCCGTCAACCTTCCGTTCCGGAAGCTCTCCGATCCCGCGGGCGCGGCGGCCTGGATGGACCTCGCCGAACGCGCCACGCGGTTCCTTCGGGGCATCGCCGACGGCCTCGTTCGGGGCATCGCGGTGGACGCGTGGAACCTTCCGGCCGAGTTCCTCCGACCGGCGGCGCTCGCGGCGGTCAAGGGCGCCCTCTCCGGGTCGTCGCCCGAGACGGTGAATCTCGTCAACGCTCTTTCGGCCGCGCGGGACCGGGGGATATCGATCGCGGAGACGTCCCACGAGGAGAAGGGGGACTACGCCGCGCTGCTCCGCGTGACCCTGGACGTCGGCGGGCGCGTCCGGTCCGTCGAAGGGACGATCTTCGGCCGCGGCGACGCGCGGCTCGTCTCGGTGGACGGCCGGCCGGTCGAGTTCCGCCCGCGCGGCGTCGCGCTGTACGTCGAGAACGACGACGTTCCGGGCGTCGTGGGGCTCGTCGGAACGATCCTCGGGAAAGCGGGGATCAACATCGGCGAGCTCGCGCTGTCCCGCGGCGAACCCGCCGGGGGCGCGGTGTCGGTGCTGTCGGTCGACACGGTCCCGCCCCCCGACGCGGTCGTCGCGCTCGAGCGCGCCGGGCCGATCCGCGCGGTCCGCGTCGTCGAGTGGTGA
- a CDS encoding alanine--glyoxylate aminotransferase family protein has product MSDKPPFAGTIRFFLPGPVWVRPEVLAALSKPMIGHRGKSYADLQERIERRMPMVFDTTNFVLLATSSATGLMEAGLQNAAPSRVLSVTVGAFSERWNKIATDNGFEADRLAFAWGEAADPDRLRKALAEKKYDAVTVVHNETSTGVISPLAEIARVVRENSDAFLLVDAVTSLAGAPVRTDEWGLDLVLAGSQKALALPPGLAVGAVSKRLLERSRSAGVRSHYFRFSEYEEFSKKHHTPTTPSIPHLYALDVQLDFLERETMAARFERHRALREMVARWAQKSGCAFFAARESDRSPTVSCLRPPAGVSAEKLKNNLSAAGWTIGGGYGKLKSETFRIAHMGDIDADSLENLLAAIDAAMPDSRG; this is encoded by the coding sequence ATGAGCGACAAACCGCCGTTTGCCGGGACGATCAGGTTCTTCCTCCCCGGTCCCGTGTGGGTCCGCCCCGAGGTGCTCGCGGCGCTCTCCAAACCGATGATCGGACACCGCGGGAAGTCGTATGCCGATCTCCAGGAGCGGATCGAGCGCCGCATGCCGATGGTGTTCGACACGACGAACTTCGTGCTGCTCGCGACGTCGTCGGCGACGGGCCTCATGGAGGCCGGCCTGCAGAACGCGGCCCCGTCGCGCGTGCTCTCGGTCACCGTCGGCGCGTTCTCGGAGCGCTGGAACAAGATCGCGACCGACAACGGCTTCGAAGCGGACCGGCTCGCGTTCGCGTGGGGCGAGGCGGCCGACCCCGACCGCCTCCGGAAGGCGCTCGCCGAAAAGAAGTACGACGCGGTGACGGTCGTCCACAACGAGACGTCGACGGGAGTGATCTCCCCGCTCGCGGAGATCGCGCGCGTCGTACGCGAGAACTCGGACGCGTTTCTCCTCGTCGACGCGGTCACGTCGCTCGCGGGCGCTCCGGTCCGGACCGACGAGTGGGGGCTCGACCTCGTCCTCGCGGGCTCGCAGAAGGCGCTCGCGCTCCCGCCGGGCCTCGCCGTCGGCGCGGTGTCGAAGCGGCTCCTCGAGCGGTCGCGCTCGGCCGGCGTCCGCTCGCACTACTTCCGATTCTCGGAATACGAGGAGTTCTCGAAGAAGCACCACACGCCGACGACGCCGTCGATCCCGCACCTGTACGCCCTCGACGTCCAGCTCGACTTCCTCGAGCGCGAGACGATGGCCGCGCGGTTCGAGCGCCACCGGGCTCTCCGCGAAATGGTCGCCCGCTGGGCGCAGAAGAGCGGTTGCGCGTTCTTCGCCGCGCGCGAATCCGACCGTTCGCCCACGGTCTCCTGCCTGCGGCCGCCCGCCGGGGTTTCCGCGGAGAAGCTCAAGAACAACCTCTCGGCGGCCGGGTGGACGATCGGCGGCGGCTACGGGAAGCTCAAGAGCGAGACGTTCCGGATCGCCCACATGGGCGACATCGACGCGGATTCGCTCGAAAACCTCCTGGCGGCGATCGACGCCGCGATGCCGGACAGCCGCGGTTGA
- a CDS encoding HAD family hydrolase — MKPRAVVFDLDGTLIDGYDAIHDALGYAMTGLGLPVPGRASVRAMVGHGLESLLEQAAGTELAAEGVRLFRARYPEVAVSGSRLLPGVEAALMRLEAAGFALALASNKPPRFSRMILEAKGIASCFAAIAGPDDAHPPKPDPAMLRSLLSAMGAGAAETVCVGDMEVDVAFARAGGCRAIVLPTGSRSEEYLREAGADAMIASLDELPGALERFV; from the coding sequence TTGAAGCCTCGCGCGGTCGTCTTCGACCTCGACGGGACCCTGATCGACGGCTACGACGCGATCCACGACGCGCTCGGCTATGCGATGACCGGTCTCGGCCTTCCCGTCCCCGGCCGCGCGAGCGTTCGAGCGATGGTCGGCCACGGGCTCGAGAGCCTTCTCGAGCAGGCGGCCGGCACGGAGCTCGCGGCCGAGGGCGTCCGCCTCTTCCGCGCGCGCTACCCGGAGGTCGCCGTCAGCGGCTCGCGCCTCCTTCCCGGCGTCGAGGCGGCGCTCATGCGGCTCGAGGCGGCCGGGTTCGCGCTCGCGCTCGCGTCGAACAAGCCGCCGCGGTTCTCCCGGATGATTCTCGAGGCGAAGGGAATCGCGTCGTGTTTCGCCGCGATCGCCGGACCCGACGACGCGCACCCGCCCAAGCCCGATCCGGCGATGCTCCGCTCGCTCCTCTCCGCCATGGGCGCCGGGGCGGCCGAGACCGTCTGCGTCGGCGACATGGAGGTGGACGTCGCTTTCGCGCGGGCGGGAGGTTGCCGGGCGATCGTGCTTCCGACGGGATCCCGCTCCGAGGAGTACCTGCGGGAGGCGGGGGCCGACGCGATGATCGCCTCCCTCGACGAGCTCCCGGGAGCGCTCGAGCGCTTCGTTTGA
- the mobB gene encoding molybdopterin-guanine dinucleotide biosynthesis protein B, with protein MFCFGIEALEEDPAAVEGARAALLSHPAGVTATGEASWQVLRRIPGTRLVRLFGPEHGIDGSAQDMAAVADAVHPGTGLAVRSLYGSTFETLSPKPSDLEGIDVLVCDLQDVGSRYYTFVWTICLAIDAAARAGVRVVVCDRPNPIGERVEGEPQSPDHTSFVGWRRVPVRHGRTVGELARQYQAEARPEADLTVVPMRAWGRRRAWPAGVPWVSPSPNMPSLSTALVYPGGCLFEATNLSEGRGTTRPFEQVGAPYLDAGRLAGAMSELGLPGVRFRAVHFRPQFHKHAGETCHGVFQDVTDPDVYRPYETGLRIVEQAARQAPREFRWRADPYEFEDRPAIDLLTGSSEFRERLEAREDLAPFYARQQDVAPFSPESRLYSDSWPVAVGISGAHDSGKTTVLEKLLPLLRARGMCVGTIKHTPHEVYDDLPGKDSARHVAAGGDPAAFVRPSASTIRRRESIDLRRILDRDFGECDLVLVEGYKSLPMLRIEVGRAGERTVEFAGRDFSRELGALAGELMKAARFAS; from the coding sequence GTGTTCTGCTTCGGCATCGAGGCGCTCGAGGAGGACCCCGCCGCCGTCGAAGGGGCGCGCGCGGCGCTCCTCTCGCACCCCGCGGGAGTCACCGCGACGGGCGAGGCCTCATGGCAGGTCCTTCGCCGGATCCCCGGGACCCGGCTCGTCCGCCTCTTCGGACCGGAGCACGGGATCGACGGAAGCGCCCAGGACATGGCGGCCGTCGCCGACGCCGTGCACCCCGGCACCGGGCTGGCGGTCCGCTCTCTCTACGGCTCGACGTTCGAGACGCTCTCGCCGAAGCCTTCGGACCTCGAAGGGATCGACGTTCTCGTGTGCGACCTGCAGGACGTCGGCTCGCGCTACTACACGTTCGTCTGGACGATCTGCCTCGCGATCGACGCCGCGGCGCGCGCGGGAGTCCGCGTGGTCGTGTGCGACCGGCCCAACCCGATCGGGGAACGCGTGGAGGGGGAGCCGCAGTCGCCCGACCATACTTCGTTCGTCGGGTGGCGGCGCGTGCCGGTCCGGCACGGACGGACCGTCGGCGAGCTCGCCCGGCAGTACCAGGCCGAGGCCCGGCCGGAAGCGGACCTGACCGTCGTCCCGATGCGCGCGTGGGGAAGGCGCCGGGCATGGCCGGCCGGCGTGCCGTGGGTATCGCCTTCGCCCAACATGCCTTCGCTTTCGACCGCGCTCGTGTACCCGGGCGGGTGCCTGTTCGAGGCGACGAACCTCTCGGAGGGACGCGGCACGACGCGCCCGTTCGAGCAGGTCGGAGCGCCGTATCTCGACGCAGGGCGGCTCGCCGGCGCGATGTCGGAGCTCGGCCTTCCCGGCGTGCGGTTCCGGGCCGTCCACTTCCGGCCGCAATTCCACAAGCACGCCGGCGAGACCTGCCACGGCGTCTTCCAGGACGTGACCGACCCGGACGTCTACCGCCCGTACGAGACGGGCCTCCGCATCGTCGAGCAAGCCGCCCGCCAGGCGCCGCGCGAGTTCCGCTGGCGGGCCGACCCGTACGAGTTCGAGGACCGGCCCGCGATCGACCTCCTGACGGGATCGTCCGAGTTCCGGGAACGGCTCGAGGCGCGCGAGGACCTCGCTCCGTTCTACGCGAGGCAGCAGGACGTCGCGCCGTTCTCCCCGGAGAGCCGGCTCTACTCGGATTCGTGGCCCGTCGCGGTCGGGATCTCGGGGGCACACGATTCCGGGAAGACGACCGTTCTCGAGAAGCTCCTGCCGCTGCTCCGCGCGCGCGGGATGTGCGTGGGGACCATCAAGCACACCCCCCACGAGGTCTACGACGACCTGCCCGGAAAGGATTCGGCGAGGCATGTCGCGGCGGGCGGAGATCCCGCGGCGTTCGTCCGCCCGTCCGCTTCGACGATCCGTCGGCGCGAGTCGATCGACCTGCGGCGGATCCTCGACCGGGACTTCGGGGAGTGCGATCTCGTGCTGGTCGAAGGCTACAAGTCGCTCCCGATGCTCCGGATCGAGGTCGGCCGCGCCGGGGAGCGGACGGTCGAGTTCGCCGGACGGGACTTCTCGCGCGAACTGGGCGCGCTCGCCGGGGAGCTGATGAAGGCCGCCCGGTTCGCCTCTTGA
- a CDS encoding PP2C family protein-serine/threonine phosphatase produces the protein MPILREWMAMARETARSLRRDEVVGLYSREWKGARRQLVSEHREEIERTRNGVRRFFRIVNAVAFGLVKRLAPPRRLVFAVAGLFLVGALVTGLQMASGHRAEAEYWRLASNTVDFLLAAFLLMTFLLAMELIDKLQFRDELVLARELQRDLLPKAVPKVPGFELSAYNRIANMVGGDLYDFTPLPDGRLAVLFGDASGHGMTAGLVMAVAHAAFQTQLESDPSPAAIVGTLNRVLCRTGGPRSFFSCVYLLLSPDGSFSATVAGHPPVLLVGDDGTVRREVGRGAYPLGIKTGLDWLPIPGAVAPGELLVFCSDGLAEARSAAGEEFGDARIAAIVRDHAGRAASDVVESLASEVARFCGREAPEDDISILVIKRAAALRALPA, from the coding sequence ATGCCGATCCTGCGGGAGTGGATGGCCATGGCGCGCGAAACGGCGCGTTCGCTCCGCCGCGACGAGGTCGTCGGACTCTACTCGCGCGAGTGGAAAGGGGCGCGCCGGCAGCTCGTCTCCGAGCACCGCGAGGAGATCGAGCGGACCCGCAACGGCGTCCGGCGGTTCTTCCGCATCGTCAACGCGGTCGCGTTCGGTCTCGTCAAGCGGCTCGCTCCGCCTCGGCGCCTCGTCTTCGCCGTCGCCGGCCTGTTCCTGGTCGGCGCGCTCGTCACGGGCCTCCAGATGGCCTCGGGGCACCGGGCCGAGGCGGAATACTGGCGGCTCGCCTCCAACACCGTCGATTTCCTCCTCGCGGCGTTCCTGCTGATGACCTTCCTCCTCGCGATGGAGCTGATCGACAAGCTGCAGTTTCGCGACGAGCTCGTGCTCGCGCGCGAGCTCCAGCGCGACCTCCTCCCGAAGGCCGTCCCGAAGGTCCCGGGATTCGAGCTCTCCGCGTACAACCGGATCGCGAACATGGTCGGCGGCGACCTCTACGACTTCACCCCGCTCCCCGACGGACGGCTCGCGGTCCTCTTCGGAGACGCCTCCGGCCACGGGATGACGGCGGGCCTCGTGATGGCGGTGGCTCACGCCGCATTCCAGACGCAGCTCGAATCGGACCCGTCGCCCGCGGCGATCGTCGGCACGTTGAACCGGGTGCTTTGCCGCACCGGCGGCCCGCGGTCGTTCTTCTCCTGCGTCTACCTGCTGCTCTCGCCCGACGGGTCGTTCTCGGCGACCGTTGCCGGGCATCCGCCGGTCCTGCTCGTCGGAGACGACGGGACGGTTCGGCGGGAGGTCGGGCGGGGCGCGTATCCGCTCGGGATCAAGACCGGCCTCGACTGGCTTCCCATTCCGGGAGCGGTCGCCCCCGGAGAGCTCCTCGTGTTCTGCTCGGACGGACTGGCGGAGGCCAGGAGCGCCGCCGGAGAGGAGTTCGGCGACGCGCGGATCGCCGCGATCGTGCGCGATCACGCGGGGCGCGCCGCGTCGGACGTCGTCGAGTCCCTCGCTTCGGAAGTCGCCCGCTTCTGCGGCCGCGAAGCTCCTGAGGACGACATCTCGATCCTCGTGATCAAGCGCGCCGCCGCCCTGCGGGCGCTTCCGGCCTGA
- a CDS encoding WbuC family cupin fold metalloprotein: MNERRGPAWITREAIEALSREAKESPRRRRNRNLHAMEDPVHRLLNAMEPGTYVRPHRHLHPPKSETAIVVGGRIGILFFDDAGTVVGRRALDAAGETLGADFPPEAWHTLVALSPGSVFFETKAGPYAPPVAEDLASWAPAEGASECALLERKWRDLFAGA; encoded by the coding sequence GTGAACGAACGCCGTGGTCCGGCGTGGATCACGCGCGAGGCGATCGAAGCGCTCTCGCGGGAGGCGAAGGAATCGCCGCGGCGCCGCCGGAACCGCAACCTCCACGCGATGGAGGACCCCGTTCACCGGCTGTTGAACGCGATGGAGCCCGGGACCTACGTCCGCCCGCACCGGCACCTCCATCCGCCGAAGAGCGAAACCGCGATCGTCGTCGGCGGGCGCATCGGGATCCTCTTCTTCGACGACGCGGGGACGGTCGTCGGCCGCCGGGCGCTCGACGCCGCCGGGGAGACGCTCGGGGCCGATTTCCCTCCCGAGGCGTGGCACACGCTCGTCGCGCTCTCTCCCGGCAGCGTCTTCTTCGAGACGAAGGCCGGCCCGTACGCGCCGCCGGTCGCGGAAGACCTCGCGTCGTGGGCGCCCGCCGAGGGGGCATCCGAGTGCGCGCTCCTCGAGCGAAAATGGCGCGACCTTTTCGCGGGAGCCTGA